In Streptomyces sp. NBC_01439, the following are encoded in one genomic region:
- a CDS encoding NHLP family bacteriocin export ABC transporter peptidase/permease/ATPase subunit, producing MTAPHLPPAGRRRHRPEPKGGSRRRPAPAPSPVPRGSTPRPVRTPTVLQMEAVECGAAALAMVLGHHGRFVPLEELRIACGVSRDGSRASNLLKAARGYGLTAKGMQMDLAALAEVSAPAVLFWEFNHYVVYEGTARRLGRTGVYVNDPAKGRRFVPMDEFDTSFTGVVLTFEPGSGFRRGGRGPSVLGAVPARLRGTSGTMAAAVVASLLLVAVGAAVPALSRTYIDMFLIGEQTSLLGVLFASMAVALALTATLTALLQANLLRGRIIASTLSSARFFRHLLRLPVTFYAQRNPADLVQRLQSNDAVAETLARDLSAAAVDAVVVLLYAVLLWTYDPQLTLVGVAVALLNVVALRIAIRLRATGTQKLRAESARLTNTAYGGLQLIETMKATGGENGFFRRWAGQHAVTLDVQQRLGVPSAWLAIVAPTLAAFNSALILTIGGLRAVEGHLTVGLLVAFQALVTSFTAPISRLGGIAGRIQDFAADVARLGDVENFPVDRVYSRREPAASTRRLKGHVELDHITFGYNPLDAPLLEDFSLTVGPGQQVALVGGSGSGKSTVSRLISGLHAPWAGAVRIDGMRLEDIPRGALAASVSFVDQDVFLFEGTVRDNVTLWDPSIADEAVIAALEDAAVHDVVARRPGGIHGRVEQDGRNFSGGQRQRLEIARALVRRPSVMVLDEVTSALDAVTEQVIIDNLRRRGCACVVIAHRLSTVRDSDEIVVLDRGTVVERGRHERLVAAQGPYAALVKEH from the coding sequence GTGACCGCGCCGCACCTGCCTCCCGCCGGGCGCCGGCGCCACCGCCCCGAGCCGAAGGGCGGCTCCCGCCGCAGGCCCGCGCCCGCACCGTCGCCCGTACCGAGGGGCAGCACGCCCCGCCCCGTACGCACCCCCACCGTGCTGCAGATGGAGGCCGTGGAGTGCGGCGCCGCCGCCCTGGCCATGGTGCTCGGTCACCACGGCCGCTTCGTCCCGCTGGAAGAGCTGCGCATCGCGTGCGGTGTCTCCCGGGACGGCTCCCGCGCCAGCAACCTCCTCAAGGCCGCCCGCGGATACGGCCTGACGGCCAAGGGCATGCAGATGGACCTGGCCGCGCTCGCCGAGGTGAGCGCCCCGGCCGTGCTCTTCTGGGAGTTCAACCACTACGTCGTCTACGAGGGCACGGCCCGGCGGCTCGGCCGCACGGGCGTGTACGTCAACGACCCCGCCAAGGGCCGCCGGTTCGTCCCCATGGACGAGTTCGACACCAGCTTCACCGGGGTCGTCCTCACCTTCGAGCCCGGCAGCGGGTTCCGCCGCGGTGGCCGCGGACCGAGCGTCCTCGGGGCCGTGCCGGCCCGGCTGCGGGGCACCTCGGGCACCATGGCCGCCGCCGTGGTCGCCAGTCTCCTCCTGGTCGCCGTCGGCGCGGCGGTACCGGCCCTGAGCCGTACGTACATCGACATGTTCCTCATCGGCGAGCAGACCTCCCTGCTCGGTGTGCTGTTCGCCTCGATGGCCGTCGCCCTCGCCCTCACCGCGACCCTCACCGCGCTGCTGCAGGCCAATCTGCTGCGCGGGCGCATCATCGCCTCGACCCTGAGCAGTGCCCGCTTCTTCCGGCACCTGCTCAGGCTTCCGGTCACCTTCTACGCCCAGCGCAACCCGGCCGACCTCGTCCAGCGCCTCCAGTCCAACGACGCCGTCGCCGAGACCCTCGCCCGGGACCTGTCCGCCGCGGCCGTGGACGCCGTGGTGGTCCTGCTCTACGCGGTGCTGCTGTGGACGTACGATCCGCAGCTCACCCTCGTCGGCGTGGCCGTGGCGCTGCTCAACGTGGTCGCCCTGCGGATCGCGATCCGGCTGAGGGCCACCGGTACCCAGAAGCTGCGCGCCGAGAGCGCCCGGCTGACCAACACCGCGTACGGCGGTCTCCAGCTCATCGAGACGATGAAGGCGACGGGCGGCGAGAACGGGTTCTTCCGCCGCTGGGCCGGACAGCACGCGGTCACCCTCGACGTGCAGCAGCGGCTCGGCGTGCCCAGTGCCTGGCTGGCCATCGTCGCGCCCACCCTCGCGGCGTTCAACAGCGCGCTGATCCTGACGATCGGCGGCCTGCGGGCGGTGGAGGGCCACCTCACCGTGGGCCTGCTCGTCGCCTTCCAGGCCCTGGTGACCAGCTTCACCGCCCCGATCTCCCGGCTGGGCGGCATCGCCGGCCGGATCCAGGACTTCGCGGCCGACGTCGCCCGGCTGGGCGACGTGGAGAACTTCCCGGTCGACCGGGTCTACTCACGGCGCGAGCCCGCGGCCTCCACCCGCCGCCTCAAGGGCCACGTGGAGCTCGACCACATCACTTTCGGCTACAACCCCCTGGACGCGCCGCTGCTCGAGGACTTCTCACTGACGGTCGGACCCGGGCAGCAGGTCGCGCTCGTCGGGGGCTCCGGCAGCGGCAAGTCCACCGTCTCCCGGCTCATCTCCGGCCTCCACGCCCCTTGGGCCGGGGCCGTCCGCATCGACGGGATGCGACTGGAGGACATCCCGCGCGGAGCGCTGGCCGCTTCCGTCTCCTTCGTCGACCAGGACGTCTTCCTCTTCGAAGGCACCGTCCGTGACAACGTCACGCTGTGGGACCCCTCCATCGCGGACGAGGCCGTGATCGCCGCACTGGAGGACGCCGCCGTGCACGACGTGGTGGCCCGCCGCCCCGGTGGCATCCACGGCCGAGTCGAGCAGGACGGCCGCAACTTCTCCGGCGGCCAGCGCCAGCGCCTGGAGATCGCCCGGGCGCTGGTGCGCCGCCCCAGCGTCATGGTGCTCGACGAAGTGACCAGCGCCCTGGACGCGGTGACCGAGCAGGTCATCATCGACAACCTGCGCCGCCGCGGCTGTGCCTGTGTGGTCATCGCCCACCGGCTGAGCACGGTGCGCGACAGCGACGAGATCGTCGTGCTCGACCGGGGCACGGTCGTGGAACGCGGGCGGCACGAACGCCTGGTCGCCGCGCAGGGCCCGTACGCCGCACTGGTCAAGGAGCACTGA